A window of the Caretta caretta isolate rCarCar2 chromosome 21, rCarCar1.hap1, whole genome shotgun sequence genome harbors these coding sequences:
- the TSPAN2 gene encoding tetraspanin-2 isoform X4, translating to MGLYVLVGAGALMVTVGFFGCCGAVRESQYLLGAFFACLLVIFAAEVTAGVFAFIGKKAAVQEVQTIYEEAYKDYVMDMGKSNETLIQFHTARGKLQVTVQSSSAEVTMMESQNRKRAPAWTKREGMKDRGHNRDPKQCRVKLKELRQAYQKTREANGRSGSEPQTCRFHDELHAILGGSATTTPAVLFDSFNGDGGNMEAGFGDEEDDDDDDEVVDSSQQASGETGFPDSQELFLTLDRESVPPKPTQGCFLDPAGGEGTSAACVSMITGSSPSQRLVKIRKKKTHS from the exons GGCTCTATGTGCTGGTGGGAGCAGGGGCGCTGATGGTGACAGTTGGATTTTTTGGGTGCTGTGGAGCAGTGCGGGAGTCTCAGTACCTGCTTGGAGCG TTTTTTGCCTGCTTGCTGGTGATATTTGCTGCTGAAGTCACCGCTGGAGTGTTTGCATTCATAGGCAAAAAAGCG GCAGTACAGGAGGTCCAGACCATCTATGAAGAAGCTTATAAAGACTATGTGATGGACATGGGGAAGAGTAACGAAACTCTCATTCAGTTCCACACAGCT cgtggcaagctgcaggtgaccgtgcagagctcatcagcagaggtgaccatgatggagtcccagaatcgcaaaagagctccagcatggactaaacgggag ggcatgaaggacagaggccataacagggacccgaagcagtgccgcgtgaaacttaaggagctgaggcaagcctaccagaaaaccagagaggcgaacggccgctccgggtcagagccccaaacatgccgcttccatgatgagctgcatgccattttagggggttcagccaccactaccccagccgtgttgtttgactccttcaatggagatggaggcaacatggaagcaggttttggggacgaagaagatgatgatgatgatgatgaggttgtagatagctcacagcaagcaagcggagaaactggttttcccgacagccaggaactgtttctcaccctggacagGGAatcagtaccccccaaacccacccaaggctgcttcctggacccggcaggcggagaagggacctctg ctgcatgtgtttcaatgatcacaggatcttctccttcccagaggctagtgaagattagaaagaaaaaaacacactcatga